CCAAAAAGCCGTCTCGTTGGCCTGCTGATAGTGCGAGCTGGGAACCGAACGGCTGATGATCACCAGGTCGTTGGTCTGCAGAGCCGCAAGAAAGTCGGGATTGGCATCCGCACTGTCCAACGTCACCAGCCGGGTCACCGTATGACCCCGGGCCCGCAACAACCGGGTGTAACCGGCATCCGGCGCATTGGTAAAACCCGCCCCGGCCGCCGTCGCGTCCGGCTGATCGTCCGCAGGATGAAAACTGACAAAGGCGATGTTGGCCGCCGCCACGGGAAGGCTTGGCACCTAGGTCAGACAGGCGAGGATGCTCAGAATCCGTTTCATGGCAGGATTGGGTTTGGACTTTCTGGTGTGCAGCGGTTACGACTGGCAACAAGGCTACAGCCGTCCGTCCATGGGTGTCAATAGATCCTGATCCGCAGAGGCGGCTGTTGCCTGGACACCCCCCGGAGCGACAGGGTCCGGACGCGCCTGACCCACCGGCCGGGCAGCGAGGCGGCAACGCGTTCGACCTGACGCGCCGGCCTGTCCGGTCACGTCCAGCCCATCCAGCCGGGCCTGCGGAGGACCCAACCCGGCCTCCTCGAGACGTCGGAAGCCCCGGGCTGCTTGGGAAGCGATCGCATCCCAAAGCCGATCCGGCAGGTTCGCCCCCGAGAGGCAGGGTCGGACGCCCCGGCGCCGTCGAGCCCACAGCACCGGGCAAATACCAGAACCTTCAATGCCGGAACCGCTTCTTCAGCAGTTTTCCTCGCTCGCAGATTTGACATCCAACCGGGTGGAGAGCCCGGGGCGCATCCCGGTTTTTGCATCCCCGGATCGGCCCCGGATTTCACGGCAAAACCCACCCCTTCGGATCAGCCGCTTCAACGGTTTCCGCTCCCCGACCCGAAGCACGCCGCCACAAGGGTACCGGGAATGTTGAGCACAGTCCCCGCCAAACAGGGCGTGTCCCGCCCCGGAACATGGCCGGATGCCAGAGACCGACATACGACCGAAAGCCCGCGGGCGCGCACAAAGAGCTTGCATCAAAAAGGCTTTCGCCGCTTCACTGGGCAGCAAATTCTGAGGTTCCGCCGCCATGAAAGCCAAAGCGTCTGCGCCGACCCGGCGGGGGATTCTGGCCGGGGGCAACTGGATCGTGGATCAGGTCAAGGTGATTGATGTCTGGCCGCAACCGGAACAGCTGGCCAACATCCTGAAGCAAACCCAGGGCACCGGCGGCGCCCCGTTCAACGTGCTGGTGACCCTGGCCCGGGCGGGCGCGCCCTTCCCCCTCTGGGCGGCGGGTATGGTGGGCAAGGACACATTGGGCCGCTGGATCCTCGATACCTGCCGCCGTTACAAGATCAACACGCGTCACCTGGGCCAGACCCCTCGCGCCGCCACGTCCTTCACCGACGTAATGACCGAGCAGGCAACCGGCCGGCGCACGTTCTTCCACGCCCGCGGTGCCAACGCCCTCTGGCGCGGTGAGGACCTCGACTTCGACAAGATTCGCGCGCGGATTTTTCATCTGGCTTATCTGCTCCTGCTCGATGGATTGGACCAGCCCGATCCGAAGTTCGGCACCCGCGCCGGTCGCCTCCTGGCCAGGGCCCACGAGGCCGGTATGAAAACCAGCGTGGACGTGGTGAGCGAGGACAGCGACCGCTACACCCGGATCGTCAAACCCACGCTGCCCTACGTGGATTACTGTTTCATGAACGAGTGGGAAGCCGGCCGCACCACCGGTTTCAAGATCCGGCAGCCCGATGGCCGGCTGGATGTGGTCACCCTCCGGCACGCAGCCGGCGCCCTCCTGCAAATGGGCGTGCGCGAACTGGTGGTGATCCATTTCCCGGAGGGCGCCTTTGCCCGCACCCGCCGCGGTGAAGACGTCTGGCAAATGTCGCTGCGCCTGCCGGACAAGTACGTCGTGGGCACTGCCGGGGCCGGGGACGCCTTCTGTGCGGGGGTGCTCTGGGGCCTGCACGAGGGGTGGGACCTGCAACGCTGCCTGCAAACGGGAATTTGCCTGGCCGGCGCATCGCTCTCCGACGCCACCTGCACCGACGGAATCAAATCGCTCCCGCACGCCCTCGGCCTGGCCCGCCGGTTCGGCTTCCGCCCCCCGCTGGAGGAGCTGAGTCAGACTTGAGAGCTGGCCTGCGCATAAGCTGGGGCGCCACGGGGAGCCGGTTCCCCTGTCACTTAAGCAGTTGCCGCGGCGACAAACTTCGTGATATTCCCGGCGTGTTGAAAGGCCGTGAAAAGCCTTCCACCCGATTACTTTAACGCTAACTTTGGGACCTTGGGAATTCATGGAGGTTGGTGCGGGCTTCAAAAACGCGTGCCTCTCCTGAGGCGCGAGAGTTCTCAAGCGATCCCCATTCTTCCATGACCCGGCCAGCGGCAGACCCACTGTTAAGAACCGCCAACTGTTCGTCGGAAAAGTTTACAGTCCTGCAAGGTTGCACAAACCACTGGTAAGCAGTCACATAGATCCTTCTACACTCATGAAAAGCCGCAAACTACCCGCCCAAAGCGTCGGCCCAGTTTACACTCCAATGGGCAGCTCACGGACAAAGGTTAAAAAGCCTCACAACTCAGCGATCATAAGTCATTGCAAATAAGCATTTTAACGCCAAAAGCTCGGAACCCAGCGGTTGGTCGGTTTAGCGTTTGGCACGCAATCTGCCGTTTGTGCTATCGCCCTCATGAGCGGGAGCTCATTTGGGGAATCGGTAGAAACACAACTTGAGCCATGCGTACAATGAAAAGGGTCCATAAGAAACTCCTTGGTGCACTGGTCATTACGCTCTTGGCCGGTGCCCTTTCTGCGCACGCGCAGACCTGGACGCCCATCGACCCCGGAGGGCCTATCACGGAGGCAGGTCCACCTGTACCCAAGTCGCTGCCTGAGGGTTGGAGCGGGCTCAGCAGTCTGTGGGCTTTCGGATTGGCTTTGGCCTCTCTGGGCGCCCTCAGGCTGCGCAGGTGCCGAAGCTAAGAGGCAAAACCGGGGCGTCCGTGAAACGGTCAAGGAGGGGCGGCCCATAACGGGCCGCCCCAACTCATTGGGCATGGGCCGCCATCTGACGCAGGCGGGTGCAATCCGCCGGTCCGCAGAGTGCCCCTCATTTGCTCCGGAAACCCTCAGAGAACTTCGTAGCCAACCCGAGCCCAATTCAAAATTCCGAGCCTGACGCGAAGCAAGGACTCGTAGGCACATCAGATCCCGTCCCTGAGGAACTCCCCGGTATAGCTTCACAAAGCTCACAACAGGCTGCTCAGGTCAGCGCCCGGCAGCCCCAACCCTGCGCCAGCAGCACCAACAAGACGCCGGCTTTCTCAAACGCCCCGACGCTGTCGGTCCAACAGCGCTTCTCCTTTCAAAGGCTTGAATGAAAGGCGCGCTGACCGGCGCGCGGGGACCGGCAGGGCCTTTCCAGACTGCTTCAGATCGTCTCGGATTCGGTGGTCACCGGGGTCTGGTCGCCTCGCAAGGCTGCTTTCAGGGCGTGCCAGGCCAGGATGGCGCATTTGACCCGGGCGGGATACTTGTGCACGCCGGCGAACACGGCCAGTTTGCCCACGCCGTCGGCCACCTTCCCCGTGGTTACCATCTCATGCACGGCTTCGAACATCCGTTCCACCTCGGCCCGGGTTTTACCCCGGGCAAACTCGGTCAACAGGGAGGCCGACGCCTTGGAAATGCAACAGCCCGACCCCACGAAGCTGATGTCCTGAATGCGGTCCCCTTCCAGACGCAGGTAGAGCCGGAGCTGGTCGCCGCAGAGGGGATTGTGTCCCTGGGCGGAGCAGGTGGCCTGCGGCAGCTCGTGAAAGTTCCGCGGATGCTTGCAGTGGTCCAGGATGACCTCCTGGTACAGATCATCAATGTCTTCGAACATGGGCGCAGGGGTTGAGCCGCGGCCGGCCGATTCAGGCCGGCACGGCCAGGTGGCTGGTGGCTTCGAGCCGGTCCCAGACCAGTTGGTCCAGGATCTCGCGGGCGGGCTCGTACTGTACGCGTTCGATGATTTCCCCGGCGAAGGCGTGGATGAGCATGCGCCGGGCCGTGTCGGGGCCGATACCGCGCGAGCGCAGGTAGAAGATGGCCTCCGGATGCAACTGACCCACGGTCGCGCCGTGGGTGCATTTGACGTCGTCGGCGTAGATTTCCAGCTGCGGCTTGGTGTTGGCCTGGGCCTCGTCGGACAGCAACAGGTTCTTGTTGGTTTGTTTGGCGTCGGTTTTTTGGGCGCCGGGACGGACCAGGATGCGCCCGTGAAAGACCCCGCGCGAGCGGTCGTCCAAAATACCGTTGAAGTATTCGTGACTGGCGCAGTGGGGTTGGGCGTGTTCGACGATCATGTGATGATCGGCCAGTTGTTCGCCCCGGGTCAGATACAGCCCGTTCAGGATGGCTTCCAATCCCTCCCCGGCCAACCGGACACGCAGGTTGTACCGGGAAATGCGACCGCCGAGGGCAAAGGAGTGCAGGAACGCCCGGCAGGCACGGCCCAGCGAGGCGTGCAAACCGGCGATGTGAAAGCCCTCCACGGATTCGTCCTGGAACTTCAAGTGTTCGATGTGGGCTTCGTCGCCCACCTGGAGTTCCGTCAGCGCGTTGTTGAAGTATCGCTGGGCACCCGCGTGCACGTAGCTCTCGATCAAGGTCACATGGGCCCGGTCGCCCACCACAAGCAGGTTCCGCGGACAAAAGGTCAGACCTTCCGCGGCCGGGCCGGCCAGATGAACCACCTGCAGGGGCTGTTCCAGGCATGTGTCGGCCGGGATCCAAACCCATGCGCCGTCCGTGAACCACGCCTGGTTCAGGGCTGTAAACCCGTGTTCGGGCGTTCCGACCAGGCGGTTCAAATGCTGTCGGACCCGTTCCTCATCCGCCTCCAACGCGGCCGCCAGGCTGCCGAACCGGACCCCGTCGGGCAGCCCGTCCAGCACGGACAGTTCCGGTCGGTAATGGCCGTTGACGAAAACCAGTCTCGGCCCTTGCACCCTGGCAAAGAGGAGGTCATTGAGGGCATCCGGAGGAATGTCCACCGGCTGCGGCTCCAGCGCGGGCTTGAAAGCCATCCGGGCAATGGGCGCGACGTTGGTGTAACGCCAGTCCTCGTCCCGCAATGTGGGCAGGCCCAAGGCCTGCAACTGCTCCAGGGCGTTCCGCCGACTTTCCAACAACCAGGCCGGCTGCGCCCTCAGCTCGGCCACGCGGTCGAACTGGTTGATGTACTTGTCCACTTTCCTGCTCGTTTCGATCGCTGCCTGACTCATGATCTTTTCCTGCTCGGAGATCCCGCCGGGCGGGGCGAACAGTCTCCCATGGAAGGCCCCGCACCGCAACGGCGAAACGGCCCAAGCATAGCACGGGAAACCCGTCGCTCAAATGCACGGTTCCCAAAAAGCCGGCCCGGAGGCGTGGCCGCGGGGCAAATCCGCGGCCGGCCGGTCCCGGCGGCCGGGGATTACCGGCCCGCCACGGGCGTCGGGGCCGGGGGTGCAGGGGACGGGTCGGGACCCGTCTTGACCGGTTCGGGGCCTTCCACAATGTAGGGTGCAAACTCCTCCAAGTGCTGCGGATACAGATGCACCTTGAACCGGGCCGTGCGGGGATAGTACCGGCGTTCCACCACCTGACCGACGCTGTGCAGGCGCGCGATCAGATCGGCCCGCTCATGGGGGATGGCCACCCGCACCAGTTGCCGGGCCGGCCGGAGGTGACGCGCGATTTCCTCCAGCAGGGTCGGTAACCCCTGGCCCGTGAGGGCCGAGATGGCCACGGCATGCGGATGTTTTTCATAGAACCGGGCCGGCACCTCCTGGCGCGGCAGCCGATCCACCTTGTTGAAGACCACCAGCGTGGGTTTCTGGTCGGCGCGGATCTCCTTCAGCACCGCGTCCACGGCGGCCATTTGCTCCTCCGCCAGCGGATGGCTGATGTCCACCACGTGCAGGAGCAGGTCGGCCTCGGTCACCTGTTCCAAAGTCGCCTTGAAAGCCTCCACGAGCTGGTGCGGCAGTTTCCGGATGAACCCCACCGTATCACTGATCAAAACCTCCTGCCGTGTGGGCAGCCGCAACCGGCGCGTGGTGGGGTCCAACGTGGCAAACAACTTGTCCTCCACCAGAACCCCGGCACCGGTCAGGGCATTCAGCAGGGTGGACTTGCCGGCATTGGTGTAACCCACCAGCGAGGCCAGCGGATAGTCATGGCGTTTGCGGGCCACGCGCTGAAGGGTGCGCTGCCGCCGGACCTCTTCCAGTTCCCGTTCGATCCGGGCAATCCGGTCCTGCACCCTGCGCCGGTCCATCTCCAACTGGGATTCACCCTCGCCCCCGCGCACACCAATCCCGCCCCGCTGACGCGACAGGTGGCCCCAATATCGCGTCAGCCGGGGCAGCAGATGCTGCAGCTGGGCCAGCTCCACCTGGAGTTTGCCCTCCCGCGTGCGCGCCCGCTGGGCAAAGATCTCCAGGATCAGCGCCGTCCGATCCAGCACCTTGCATTGAAAGACCTTCTCCAGGTTCCGGTGCTGCGCCGGGGTCAGTTCATCATCGAACACCACCGTGTCCACCTGATGTTGCCGGCACCAGGCGGCAAATTCCTCCGCCTTGCCACGACCGATGAACGTGGCCGGATGAAGCGATTCCACCTTTTGAATCCCCTCCCCCACCACCTGGCCGCCGGCCGACACCACCAGCTGGGCCAGTTCGTCCAGGGAATCACGGGTTTGCCACCCGTTGCCCTGATGTTTCAGTTCCGCCGCCACCAGGAAGACGCGTTCCGGGCGGCGATCCAGGGTTTCAATCAAGCCGTTCAACGCAGGTACAAACCAATGAGGTTCGGGTTCGAATCCGACCAGGGATTTTGGGCGGCCGCAACCCATCCGGAGCCCGCGTCCGGGAAATCCTCCCCCGGACCAGGCTTGCGCGGCTCGCCGACCCTCCACCCGCCGTCCGGCCGGGGCCGGACGCGTTCAACCCCCGGAGCCGGTAACCCCCTCAGGATGGCCAACTGGTTCATGCAACAGCGGCCTCCGGGGCTTTTGCCCTCCGGGGATGGCCTCTTCCGGAAAACGGCAGGCAATGATGCATGTCCATGTCCGTCCGGGCCAGGTCGGCCCGGCGTCCCTGCCGGTTTAGTGCAGGACCAACCAACGCGAGGAATCGCTCCGTCTCGAGCATCACCCCTTACAATACGACCGCCGCCCCGATTGTCGAGTGTCACCGTCCGCTCCGCCCCGCTTTGGCACACTCCCCCTTGCCCGACCCGCAACGTCACAGCACCTAATCCCGGGCATGCAGGTCCGACCACCCCTCGGGCCGGACCAGTCCCGGGTGCCAGGGCGGGTCATGAACCACGATCACTTCCGCCTCCGTCACACCGGGAACCGACAGCAACGCCTGTTGGGCCCCCGCCACCAGCACGCCCTCCAGCGGGCAACCGGGATTGGTCGTTGTCATGTGCACTCGCACCCGATCCTCCCGACACTCCAGCTCGTACACAAGGCCCAGGTCCACGATGTTGCAACCGAGTTCCGGGTCCACCACACGGCGCAACGCCTCCCACAATGCTTCTTCGCGGATCATGACGCCGACCTCCACCGGGGTTCGGGCACGCCAGCCGCACGTTCCGCGGGTTCGGCGCGTCGCACCCAAACCCATCCCAGATTCACCGCATGCAACATCATGGCGGCGGCAAAGAGCAGCGCGCCCGCCCGCACCCACTGGGTGTGGGACGCCAACGCACCCAAAGTCCAACCCAGCACCGCCGCCATATGGAGGCCATAGCCCGTCCGAAGCCACCCGCCCCGGTACAACTCATGAAGGGCCGGCACCGGGCGCAACCCCACCCACGGCGCGTACCAACGATACCACGCCAGGAAGGGCACGATCTTGTACAACATGCCCAGAAGGCAAAACGTGAACAGGCCCGTCAGCGCCCACAACCCGTACACGTTTTCCCATTGCCCCACCCGCGCCGTCAGCACCAGCCCGGGCCACGACAGGTACAGCGCCAAACCGCCCAGCGGGATCAGCCACGCCAGCCCGGTCAGGAAGTAGCGCATGGCAAAATCCAACTCCGGCCGTTTCCGGCGGCGCAACACCTGCGCCAGGTCCCATCCGTACCCCGCCAGCGCAACCAACCCGATCCCGGTGAAACACAACTTCCACGGGCTGCGATGGAGGATGGTCAGGAAGCTGCCCGCGGTGGCCAGGTTGAGCAGAGCCCAGACCCCGAGCACGCGTCGCGGGGAAGGCGCCGGTCCCAACGTGAACATCGGCACCAGCTGATACGAAACCCCCACCAGCAGGATCAGAAAGGCCCCCACCAGTCCCAGATGCGCGTGCGCATGCATCAGGGCGATCGGGTCGAAACGCCGGAGATACGTGGCCGTGGATTCCAGGGCATGCACCAGCGCCCCCAGGGGCGTGGTCGGATCCAGCCGCGCCGCCGATTCATACGTGCACTTCGCCGCGGCAACGCCCAATCCCACCGTCACCACGGCACCCCACCAGAACAGCGAACTCAAAACAACGACGCTCATCCAGGTCCGCCGTGGCGCCCGCAGTACCGTCCGCACCAGGTTCCACACGCACAACCCCACACCCAGCGCCAGGACCGAGCCGAAGTGGCCCACCTGCTTGGGATCCCATCGCCAGAACATCCAGACCATGCCAGCAAACCCGACCAGGTGACACACGAAATGCCAATGCGCCAGCCGTCCGCTGTACAGCCGCGTACCCAGGACCACCGGCACCAGTTGATACAGGGCGCCAAAGACCACCGAACCCATCCAACCCAGCACCGTCAAATGGGTCAGTGCAATGACGAACTGGTTGTAGTGGTACGTGGCCAGCACTTCGGGCCGGAGCAGGATGCCCACGGGCAGCCCCACCACCGAAAGCAGGCCCACGCCGAAAAACCGCAACGGCAATCCCACCGGGGGCGCATGCGCCGACAGAGGTGGCACGGGTCGGGCGCTCGTTCGGTTGACGCCCTCGTTCCCAACCCCCGGTTGGACGTTTGCCCCGGTCACGGGTTTTCCCTCCTCACGCCGGGTCGATCCGGGTCATGAAGGAACCGTCCGGCAACGCCTCCGTGCGGGCTTGAAACCCGCGCCGGGCCAGCAGGGGGTAAAGGTGCAGCGGCTGTCGATCCGTGCGCACGACCAGCGTGGTGCCGGCCGGCAGATGCACCAACGTCTCCAGAACGCGCGTCATGGGTTCGGGCGGTGCCAAACCACGCAGGTCCAGCTCCACCTGACCCGTCAGTTCAGCCTCCCGGGCACCGCCGCACCCGCATCCGCAACCGGCCGAGCCGGTCGCCCCCTCCGGCAGGTCGGCCGACGCCTCTCCGATTCCCCCCTCATCCGTCGGGACAAAGACCACCTCAAAGTCGCCCCCGGGCAGTTGGCGCGTGCTGTGTTGGAATCCGCGCGCAGCCAGAACGCTGTAGAGCGGCACCGGCTCAAAGGGCACCAGCAAACGCAGCGACTGCCCCGGCCCCAACGCCGCCACGGCGTCCATGATCCGGCCGCAGGGTTGCCGCCCTGCCTTCAAATCCTCCCGGACATCCACGGTAACCATGGTCGAGTTCATCGCCCCTGAATCTGCCGCAGCGGCACGCGGCGCGCCTTGACCCAGGTCAAACGATCCGCCGATCCCGAAGTCCGGTTCGGGGATGCGTTGAATCCGCCCGGCAGCGGGGCGGCCCGCCGCGCCGGCCTAGCGGCGCGACGTGGTGGGAGGGTCGTTGGTGGCGCCGCGGGCCTGCGCTTCCCGGTACTTCAGGTTGCGCTCCACCCGGTTCTTCAGTTCTTGCAGCGCGGGTTCGGTCACCTTTTCCAACAGTGCCCGGGCCTCTTCAAACTGTCCGGCCAGGATGCGGACCCGCGCCAGATGAATGAGCACGCCCTGACGTTCCAGGTTGTCCCGGGCCAGTCCCAGCGTATAGGTCCAGGCCAGCAGCGCCTCGTTGGTCCGGAGCGGTTGAATGCCGTAGTAGGTCTGGGCGATGTCGTGCGCGAGGAAGAAGTTCGTGGGATCCAGCTGCAACGCCCGCGCGTACAGGTCCAGGGCCTTGTCGAACACCTGTTGTTCCGTGATCCCGAAAAACTCCATGGCGTCCTTGCGGAAGAGGTACACGGTGGTGCCGAAGTTGTGATAGTACACCGGTTCGAGCGGGTCGAGTTCGATGGCCTTCTGGTAATACTGGAAGGCGTTGGTCACGGGACCGCGGTGGCCGTAGTAGTTGGCCAGGTTGTTCCAGGCAGCCGGGTTCTGCGGGTCCAGTTGGCGGGCCTTTTCCCACTGTTCCACAGCGCCCTCCTCTTCCTTGATCTCGTTCAGGAAGCTGCCATATGCCAGCCGCGCCCGCGCATGATTCGGATGGCGCCGGAGGAAATCCTCGTACGCCTTGCGCACCTGCTCGATCCGCTCGTCAATCCGCCGGCGCAACTCCGCCCGCGCCGACTCATTGTCGGCTCCGGCGCTCTGGAAGTCGCGGATCAGCCGGTCCAGCTCCGCCAGCGTCTGGTCGTCCAACTCCAAAAGCCGCCGGTACTCCTTTTCGACCGGATCCTCGGGATTGGCGACCAGGTTGGTCCGCGCGGGCGGTGGGGCGGGCAGGGCAAGCTCGGCCGGCGGCGCATTGGAAGCCAGAAGCGCCGTCAACAGCACCATCAGCAGATTACTCATGCGCCCAAGTTACCCCGAACCGCCGTCCTGTCGAGCCACGTCGGGACGCCCGGTTCGCCGGCGAATCATCGAGCCGCCCCCGTTTCCCGCCCCGCACCGTCGTCCAGACCCACCCGCATCCAACCCCGCTGTGCATGGGC
The DNA window shown above is from Limisphaera ngatamarikiensis and carries:
- the sufD gene encoding Fe-S cluster assembly protein SufD, which encodes MSQAAIETSRKVDKYINQFDRVAELRAQPAWLLESRRNALEQLQALGLPTLRDEDWRYTNVAPIARMAFKPALEPQPVDIPPDALNDLLFARVQGPRLVFVNGHYRPELSVLDGLPDGVRFGSLAAALEADEERVRQHLNRLVGTPEHGFTALNQAWFTDGAWVWIPADTCLEQPLQVVHLAGPAAEGLTFCPRNLLVVGDRAHVTLIESYVHAGAQRYFNNALTELQVGDEAHIEHLKFQDESVEGFHIAGLHASLGRACRAFLHSFALGGRISRYNLRVRLAGEGLEAILNGLYLTRGEQLADHHMIVEHAQPHCASHEYFNGILDDRSRGVFHGRILVRPGAQKTDAKQTNKNLLLSDEAQANTKPQLEIYADDVKCTHGATVGQLHPEAIFYLRSRGIGPDTARRMLIHAFAGEIIERVQYEPAREILDQLVWDRLEATSHLAVPA
- a CDS encoding DUF2249 domain-containing protein, which codes for MNSTMVTVDVREDLKAGRQPCGRIMDAVAALGPGQSLRLLVPFEPVPLYSVLAARGFQHSTRQLPGGDFEVVFVPTDEGGIGEASADLPEGATGSAGCGCGCGGAREAELTGQVELDLRGLAPPEPMTRVLETLVHLPAGTTLVVRTDRQPLHLYPLLARRGFQARTEALPDGSFMTRIDPA
- the sufU gene encoding Fe-S cluster assembly sulfur transfer protein SufU, with amino-acid sequence MFEDIDDLYQEVILDHCKHPRNFHELPQATCSAQGHNPLCGDQLRLYLRLEGDRIQDISFVGSGCCISKASASLLTEFARGKTRAEVERMFEAVHEMVTTGKVADGVGKLAVFAGVHKYPARVKCAILAWHALKAALRGDQTPVTTESETI
- a CDS encoding tetratricopeptide repeat protein, whose amino-acid sequence is MSNLLMVLLTALLASNAPPAELALPAPPPARTNLVANPEDPVEKEYRRLLELDDQTLAELDRLIRDFQSAGADNESARAELRRRIDERIEQVRKAYEDFLRRHPNHARARLAYGSFLNEIKEEEGAVEQWEKARQLDPQNPAAWNNLANYYGHRGPVTNAFQYYQKAIELDPLEPVYYHNFGTTVYLFRKDAMEFFGITEQQVFDKALDLYARALQLDPTNFFLAHDIAQTYYGIQPLRTNEALLAWTYTLGLARDNLERQGVLIHLARVRILAGQFEEARALLEKVTEPALQELKNRVERNLKYREAQARGATNDPPTTSRR
- the hflX gene encoding GTPase HflX, coding for MNGLIETLDRRPERVFLVAAELKHQGNGWQTRDSLDELAQLVVSAGGQVVGEGIQKVESLHPATFIGRGKAEEFAAWCRQHQVDTVVFDDELTPAQHRNLEKVFQCKVLDRTALILEIFAQRARTREGKLQVELAQLQHLLPRLTRYWGHLSRQRGGIGVRGGEGESQLEMDRRRVQDRIARIERELEEVRRQRTLQRVARKRHDYPLASLVGYTNAGKSTLLNALTGAGVLVEDKLFATLDPTTRRLRLPTRQEVLISDTVGFIRKLPHQLVEAFKATLEQVTEADLLLHVVDISHPLAEEQMAAVDAVLKEIRADQKPTLVVFNKVDRLPRQEVPARFYEKHPHAVAISALTGQGLPTLLEEIARHLRPARQLVRVAIPHERADLIARLHSVGQVVERRYYPRTARFKVHLYPQHLEEFAPYIVEGPEPVKTGPDPSPAPPAPTPVAGR
- a CDS encoding metal-sulfur cluster assembly factor, producing the protein MIREEALWEALRRVVDPELGCNIVDLGLVYELECREDRVRVHMTTTNPGCPLEGVLVAGAQQALLSVPGVTEAEVIVVHDPPWHPGLVRPEGWSDLHARD
- a CDS encoding carbohydrate kinase family protein codes for the protein MKAKASAPTRRGILAGGNWIVDQVKVIDVWPQPEQLANILKQTQGTGGAPFNVLVTLARAGAPFPLWAAGMVGKDTLGRWILDTCRRYKINTRHLGQTPRAATSFTDVMTEQATGRRTFFHARGANALWRGEDLDFDKIRARIFHLAYLLLLDGLDQPDPKFGTRAGRLLARAHEAGMKTSVDVVSEDSDRYTRIVKPTLPYVDYCFMNEWEAGRTTGFKIRQPDGRLDVVTLRHAAGALLQMGVRELVVIHFPEGAFARTRRGEDVWQMSLRLPDKYVVGTAGAGDAFCAGVLWGLHEGWDLQRCLQTGICLAGASLSDATCTDGIKSLPHALGLARRFGFRPPLEELSQT
- a CDS encoding cbb3-type cytochrome c oxidase subunit I, with amino-acid sequence MPPLSAHAPPVGLPLRFFGVGLLSVVGLPVGILLRPEVLATYHYNQFVIALTHLTVLGWMGSVVFGALYQLVPVVLGTRLYSGRLAHWHFVCHLVGFAGMVWMFWRWDPKQVGHFGSVLALGVGLCVWNLVRTVLRAPRRTWMSVVVLSSLFWWGAVVTVGLGVAAAKCTYESAARLDPTTPLGALVHALESTATYLRRFDPIALMHAHAHLGLVGAFLILLVGVSYQLVPMFTLGPAPSPRRVLGVWALLNLATAGSFLTILHRSPWKLCFTGIGLVALAGYGWDLAQVLRRRKRPELDFAMRYFLTGLAWLIPLGGLALYLSWPGLVLTARVGQWENVYGLWALTGLFTFCLLGMLYKIVPFLAWYRWYAPWVGLRPVPALHELYRGGWLRTGYGLHMAAVLGWTLGALASHTQWVRAGALLFAAAMMLHAVNLGWVWVRRAEPAERAAGVPEPRWRSAS